In the Drosophila biarmipes strain raj3 chromosome X, RU_DBia_V1.1, whole genome shotgun sequence genome, one interval contains:
- the LOC108023173 gene encoding probable G-protein coupled receptor Mth-like 7: protein MSPLYELIVNVISMICILLTLAVYLYVRQLRNTLGKCVTCKLFCLFFCYLQSVSTYSEEVRLLPTYFQDFFVFCGIANETWNGVISYHLWKVFRPLGSPESRHQFLMYNAFAWTSAATATGLSIIERYFYWSTTVAVLNLVMVALWAILVFFNVVMFFLTTINIWKVKKEIKRFSENEDTPMACLSFDTQTYLQFLRIFVMIGISWILRGVPYLMYFFNFYDFIVYCTNTLIQIFQLGFGIWVFVLLVVKRTTLQMLTDSIRERRNKRRIRAQRAKDLA, encoded by the exons ATGAGCCCGCTTTATGAATTAATTG TCAACGTGATATCGATGATATGCATTCTCCTGACCCTCGCCGTTTACCTCTACGTCAGGCAGCTCCGGAATACACTCGGCAAATGCGTCACCTGCAAACtgttttgcttgtttttttGCTATTTGCAGTCGGTTTCAACTTACTCTGAGGAAGTTAGGCTCTTACCGA CCTACTTTCAAGACTTCTTCGTTTTCTGCGGCATCGCTAATGAAACCTGGAACGGCGTCATAAGCTATCACCTGTGGAAGGTCTTCAGGCCACTAGGAAGTCCCGAAAGCCGCCATCAGTTTCTAATGTACAACGCTTTTGCCTGGACTTCGGCTGCAACTGCAACGGGATTGTCTATTATTGAGAGATACTTCTACTGGTCTACTACAG TCGCTGTGCTAAACCTTGTCATGGTAGCGCTGTGGGCGATCTTGGTTTTCTTCAATGTGGTAATGTTTTTCCTGACTACCATCAACATATGGAAggtaaaaaaggaaattaagAGGTTTTCAGAAAACGAGGACACTCCCATGGCCTGCCTAAGTTTCGACACGCAGAC ATATCTCCAGTTCCTCCGGATATTCGTTATGATCGGCATTTCATGGATTCTTCGGGGTGTTCCTTATTTAATgtacttttttaatttctatgATTTCATCGTATACTGCACGAACACACTCATCCAAATCTTCCAACTGGGTTTCGGTATTTGGGTCTTCGTGCTCCTCGTCGTCAAGCGCACCACGCTCCAAATGCTCACGGATAG CATTCGTGAAAGAAGGAACAAGCGGCGTATCCGTGCTCAGAGAGCCAAGGACCTGGCCTAG
- the LOC122818648 gene encoding probable G-protein coupled receptor Mth-like 7, producing the protein MIGLLLIMDTLYVMNLRNRLDKCLICSLLCVSANYLNSMMDIFEFTLTACRTFYFEIAYNLWCSVICIQLHSVFKSRFESSSRFLVSSSFVWVTPLVLFGLTRWLLFYCVGSPDQIVLDWINDFGVFPLLILNTFNGIMLILTAIYVYKAKGALNRLTQQENPARSSSNFSKETFLQSLQIYSIMCLAWILLMTCLLLTTLNVWKPAFKYFYYGFGISLLVLAILKRCTRLEEGEPDNSNEVSSSEKVFFGLCRVRNAFHNIHVKE; encoded by the exons ATGATAGGCCTGCTCCTCATCATGGACACTCTGTATGTAATGAATCTCCGCAACAGGCTCGACAAGTGCCTCATCTGCAGTCTGCTCTGTGTGTCTGCGAATTATCTTAACTCCATGATGGACATCTTCGAGTTCACACTTACAGCTTGCAGAACCTTTTACTTCGAGATCGCTTACAACCTCTGGTGCTCAGTGATTTGCATTCAACTGCACAGTGTATTCAAGAGCCGATTCGAGTCTTCTAGTCGCTTCTTGGTCTCCAGCTCCTTTGTCTGGGTAACGCCTCTCGTACTGTTTGGCCTGACCCGGTGGCTTTTGTTCTATTGCGTAGGCTCTCCCGACCAGATAG TACTCGACTGGATCAACGATTTCGGAGTTTTTCCTCTTCTGATCCTGAACACCTTTAACGGAATCATGCTTATCCTTACGGCCATTTACGTTTACAAAGCAAAGGGGGCACTGAACCGCCTTACACAGCAGGAGAATCCAGCAAGGAGCAGTTCCAATTTCAGCAAGGAAAC CTTTCTACAGAGTCTGCAAATCTACTCCATAATGTGCCTTGCCTGGATCCTGTTAATGACTTGCTTGCTTCTGACCACCTTGAACGTCTGGAAGCCGGCCTTCAAATACTTTTATTACGGTTTTGGTATTTCCCTGCTTGTTCTGGCCATCCTTAAGCGCTGCACCCGTTTGGAGGAAGGGGAACCAGACAATTCAAATGAAGTATCTAGCTCTGAAAA GGTATTTTTCGGTCTTTGTAGAGTCAGAAATGCCTTTCACAATATTCACGTCAAGGAGTAG